Proteins encoded by one window of Melanotaenia boesemani isolate fMelBoe1 chromosome 10, fMelBoe1.pri, whole genome shotgun sequence:
- the snx22 gene encoding sorting nexin-22, whose product MVLHEDFPMIEVSIPSLEREVDESGKTKKLFRVEVLFNGRKHFVLRRSSEFQSLHRKLRKIIQTPDFPSKRSPHLRTKPLKQRRQELEDYIQEIIYQNEDVPQVLLDFLHLKHFHTGNKISSVESLDELDSQEYSPQFSHQRVLGFFQDPYLSDCTSGLPDVVVDGVLQGFYPRDVRVSFTASTLAQPDPNTPKES is encoded by the exons ATGGTGCTGCACGAGGATTTCCCCATGATTGAAGTATCGATACCGTCGCTGGAGAGGGAAGTGGATGAGTCGGGCAAGACAAAAAAG CTTTTTAGGGTTGAAGTCTTGTTTAATGGGAGGAAACATTTTGTGCTCAGAAGAAGCAGTGAATTCCAGAGTCTCCACAGAAAG CTAAGGAAGATCATCCAGACTCCAGATTTTCCAAGCAAAAGGAGCCCCCATCTGAGGACCAAACCTCTGAAGCAGAGGAGACAGGAGCTGGAAGATTACATCCAG GAGATCATCTATCAAAATGAGGACGTGCCACAAGTGCTGCTGGATTTCCTCCACTTGAAACATTTCCACACAGGGAACAAGATCAGCAGTGTGGA ATCACTAGATGAATTGGACAGCCAGGAATACAG TCCTCAGTTCTCACATCAACGAGTGTTGGGATTCTTTCAGGATCCTTATCTGTCTGACTGCACATCAG GTCTCCCAGATGTTGTTGTAGATGGGGTCCTTCAGGGTTTCTACCCCCGGGATGTCCGGGTCAGCTTCACTGCCTCCACCCTTGCTCAGCCTGACCCCAACACTCCTAAAGAGTCCTAA
- the LOC121647564 gene encoding dynein intermediate chain 4, axonemal-like produces the protein MRLLKAHRPVICGMQRVVMGGTGEEAMMQGSSGAMSNSRSNIHKVSHGSKLRFASVVNKIQKGSNSKFNSRKTDDRPPTRALQVFDSHVKNVLPLPMLPAVLGDMPAKSERTSLDAFFPSPGLNLSKSSSSSSVCFSRLFHSAFSDGSILSNLYQKVTATDDSLHVKDMNLNLPASSKKTDRVEGHVAENTLDQVVDIILTETETFTLLDMPSTLTSEEAAHVEQIKDRNSFYAELCQNRMSNENYSEVSTQTLVGVPKTKQVQTEGNILIDKSTTATVWDIYDSFCAQNNPPENDEAECHDWTVGTKKDQKKKDGSGSSSGDTGNSTILLEIETSGSTSDAEPHLEEIMLSEQFKNSLLVMERNVLANNFQPKLAAYRNLSILKDPNIMGEPGFEERSEEDQESFLTPTMESLWTFVYELTKGCNITSMTWNKTNPDILAVGYGDFDSSSQKPGFICCWSIKNPTYPERVFSCHRSVTSLDFSASNPSRLAVGMFDGSVAIYNVQIQDSRACFASSSESPKRHLLPVWQVIWTKQELKLSGEEREEVLISASEDGRITKWILYNNCLDCIDLMKLKIPNNKTEGAMRKTTTKNVQTAEAPCRSVDFHPTDCGIYLVSTLEGFIHRCSLRNSNHFLDTYKNHIDVVNHVEWSPFNPDVFLSCSSDFTIQVWKQGSFTPVLSATSIKSEVCTAKWSPNHSTVFAALYKQQVDIWDLNSNILQPTIVHHAAPGVELTSLLFGKGSDSVLIGDSEGQVTVYMLRNLTSGTDKQVDILDAVQSGS, from the exons ATGCGGCTCTTAAAGGCGCACAGACCAGTTATCTGCGGGATGCAGAGGGTGGTGATGGGTGGCACAGGAGAAGAAGCGATGATGCAGGG ATCTTCTGGTGCGATGAGTAACTCGAGATCAAACATCCACAAAGTTAGCCATGGTTCAAAACTTAGGTTTGCTTCAGTGgtaaataaaatccaaaaagGCAGCAACAGCAAATTTAACAGCCGGAAAACTGACGATCGCCCTCCCACAAGAGCACTCCAG GTGTTCGATTCTCATGTAAAAAATGTCCTTCCTCTGCCCATGCTTCCTGCAGTGCTGGGAGACATGCCGGCCAAGTCAGAACGAACAAGTCTGGATGCATTCTTTCCCAGCCCAGGATTAAACCTCTCAAAATCCAGCTCGAGCAGTAGTGTGTGCTTTTCCAG ATTGTTCCACAGTGCATTTTCTGATGGCAGCATCCTATCCAACCTGTATCAAAAGGTTACTGCAACTGATGATAGCCTTCATGTGAAGGATATGAACTTAAACCTGCCTGCTTCTTcca agaaaacagacagaGTGGAAGGGCATGTGGCAGAAAACACGTTGGATCAGGTAGTTGACATCATCCTTACTGAGACCGAAACTTTTACCCTGCTGGACATGCCCAGCACTCTTACCTCAGAGGAGGCTGCTCATGTAGAACAGATAAA AGacagaaacagtttttatgCTGAGCTTTGCCAAAACAGAATGAGCAATGAAAATTATTCTGAGGTATCAACCCAGACGTTAGTTGGAGTACCAAAGACCAAACAGGTCCAGACTGAAGGGAACATTTTAATTGATAAGA GCACAACTGCTACAGTCTGGGACATATATGACTCTTTCTGTGCGCAAAATAACCCCCCTGAAAATGATGAAGCTGAGTGTCATGATTGGACTGTGGGCACCAAGaaagaccaaaaaaagaaagacggGAGTGGAAGCAGCAGCGGCGACACAGGTAACAGCACA atcCTGTTAGAAATAGAAACAAGTGGGAGCACTTCAGATGCTGAGCCACACCTGGAGGAAATCATGCTTTCTGAACAGTTCAAAAACAGCTTGTTAGTAATGGAGAGGAACGTCTTGGCAAACAACTTCCAGCCAAAGCTGGCTGCTTATAGAAATCTATCCATCCTGAAAG ATCCCAACATCATGGGGGAGCCTGGCTTCGAGGAGCGGAGCGAAGAGGACCAGGAGAGTTTTTTAACTCCCACCATGGAGAGTCTCTGGACTTTCGTTTACGAGCTTACCAAAGGATGCAACATAACCAGCATGACCTGGAACAAGACGAACCCG GATATTCTGGCAGTGGGCTACGGTGACTTTGACTCCAGTAGCCAGAAACCAGGCTTCATCTGCTGTTGGTCTATAAAAAACCCTACG TATCCAGAGCGCGTCTTCTCCTGTCACCGTAGTGTGACGTCCCTAGATTTCTCAGCCAGCAACCCCAGCCGGCTGGCCGTGGGGATGTTCGACGGCTCTGTAGCCATCTACAACGTTCAGATTCAAGACAGCAGGGCATGCTTTGCCAGCAGCAG TGAGTCTCCCAAACGACACCTGCTTCCAGTGTGGCAGGTCATCTGGACTAAACAAGAGCTGAAATTGTCCggggaggagagagaagaggttCTTATCTCTGCGTCAGAAGATGGCAGGATTACCAAATGGATTCTCTACAACAACTGTCTGGACTGTATAG acctaatgaagctgaagattcCGAACAATAAGACGGAAGGTGCAATGAGAAAGACGACAACAAAAAACGTTCAGACAGCAGAAGCCCCCTGTCGTTCTGTTGACTTCCATCCGACA GACTGTGGAATCTATCTGGTCAGCACTTTGGAAGGTTTCATCCATCGGTGCTCCTTAAGAAACAGCAATCATTTTCTGGATACTTACAAAAATCACATT GATGTTGTGAACCACGTCGAATGGTCACCATTTAATCCTGATGTGTTCCTGAGTTGCTCCTCAGACTTCACAATCCAGGTGTGGAAGCAGGGCAGCTTTACCCCCGTGCTGAGCGCCACATCTATCAAGAGCGAAGTGTGCACTGCCAAGTGGTCCCCAAACCACTCCACGGTGTTTGCAGCCCTTTACAAACAACAGGTGGATATCTGGGACCTGAATTCGAACAT cctGCAGCCGACAATCGTGCACCATGCTGCACCGGGTGTGGAGCTGACATCCCTCCTGTTTGGCAAAGGGTCGGACTCTGTCTTAATAGGCGACAGCGAGGGCCAAGTGACTGTCTACATGCTCAGGAATCTCACATCTGGAACAGACAAG CAGGTGGACATTTTGGATGCCGTTCAGTCTGGTTCCTAG